One Fuerstiella marisgermanici DNA window includes the following coding sequences:
- a CDS encoding DUF1552 domain-containing protein, with translation MNKLTNRRIGRRTLLRGAGVTMALPWLDSIPVWGLDPSVSTKQGPFPKRFAVLFMACGVHPDHWWAKNEGSEMELSECLAPMEPLKQKLNVIQGLFNKNSTGVGIHPGQTGNILSGASLQKGAELRGGISVDQLLANHLGQETAQPSMVLGCEQPITGYHETNFSMAYSSHISWQNATSPVPMEVYPSLAFDSLFDNRGSRRNKSVLDRVKEHAERLSRQASASDRAKLDEYLTSVREVEKRIERMRGDQDRAIERAKTQGKPAITMPRPDNGLPEDIREHMRLMCDIIALAFQTDKTRFATLLLCRDISGLFYPFLNVRSAHHSASHNERSEDWKRVTSFYCSQLAYLASRLDAMPEGDATVLDHSCLLFVNNMWSGSKHDSTKVPLLTAGGLGGTLQTGRVLDYTEDGDDNRKLCSFYLSILHRMGLKADHFGDADQTLARL, from the coding sequence ATGAATAAATTGACCAACCGTCGAATCGGCCGCCGCACTCTGCTTCGTGGGGCCGGCGTTACTATGGCTCTTCCGTGGCTTGATTCCATTCCCGTCTGGGGACTCGATCCATCGGTCTCAACAAAGCAAGGCCCGTTCCCGAAACGATTTGCCGTGTTGTTCATGGCCTGTGGTGTGCACCCGGATCACTGGTGGGCAAAAAATGAAGGCTCCGAAATGGAGCTTAGCGAATGCCTGGCACCCATGGAGCCTCTCAAACAGAAGCTCAACGTCATTCAGGGATTGTTCAATAAGAACTCCACTGGCGTTGGCATTCATCCTGGGCAGACGGGCAACATCCTGTCCGGTGCTTCGCTGCAAAAGGGAGCCGAACTTCGCGGCGGTATCAGCGTCGATCAGCTACTGGCCAACCATCTCGGTCAGGAGACGGCTCAGCCCAGCATGGTACTCGGATGCGAACAACCGATTACCGGCTATCACGAAACAAACTTTTCGATGGCGTACAGTTCGCACATTTCGTGGCAGAACGCCACGTCGCCCGTGCCGATGGAAGTTTATCCGTCACTGGCCTTTGACAGCTTGTTCGACAACCGCGGCAGCCGACGAAACAAAAGTGTTCTGGACCGGGTGAAAGAGCACGCCGAAAGGCTGAGCCGACAGGCCAGCGCCAGCGACCGAGCCAAGCTGGATGAGTATCTGACCAGTGTGCGTGAGGTCGAGAAACGCATCGAAAGAATGCGAGGCGATCAGGATAGGGCGATTGAGCGAGCGAAAACGCAGGGCAAGCCCGCTATCACCATGCCTCGACCGGACAACGGACTGCCGGAAGATATTCGAGAACATATGCGGCTGATGTGCGACATCATCGCTCTGGCATTTCAAACCGACAAAACGCGGTTCGCAACATTGTTATTGTGTCGTGATATCTCCGGGCTGTTCTATCCGTTTCTAAATGTCCGCAGTGCACACCATTCGGCATCGCACAACGAACGGTCGGAAGACTGGAAACGTGTGACGTCGTTCTATTGCAGTCAGTTGGCGTACCTGGCCAGTCGACTGGACGCCATGCCGGAAGGTGACGCAACCGTGCTTGACCATTCGTGCCTTCTGTTCGTCAACAATATGTGGTCAGGCAGCAAGCATGATTCCACGAAAGTTCCGCTGCTGACCGCTGGTGGTCTTGGTGGAACGCTGCAGACCGGTCGAGTCCTCGACTATACAGAAGATGGTGACGACAACCGAAAACTGTGCAGCTTCTACCTGTCGATTCTGCATCGCATGGGGCTGAAGGCTGACCATTTCGGAGATGCCGATCAGACACTCGCGAGACTTTAA
- a CDS encoding DUF1552 domain-containing protein, giving the protein MRNFALNRRTLLRNVAGATVGLPLLEEMLSSSAVAAVAKTEVPVRAFNLFFGLGIPAPLQDEGFDGVLEPLKPLSDKLLIMRKVNQLRCDKNGINAHYDGAAGAFTAEPPNGEARSGGPSIDQVIKEAHYSDGLPSGMVPTLVAGTFFRRSRICRYVHSYKQDGTVAGTMQERPRHLFDRVFGTVAGADDKDARTQRLRRSVLDSVVEDYRFYTSDNSPLGTASKARVAEHLERVREFELRAFRLPDSTRNGPALPPRSRVPHDGPADPGGEGIDITLEELTTEWRLMADLYALAIKMDRARFGSLTFLAAGERIRLTGDYEYNGRKVWEFNDPKQLGRSGSGGCSHEWWHRFKDDKKNEQLRAHAHMKMREMAYFMQKLDEPDCKEANGKSILENSLITISTESGDGRHNDVKRELSGVFHCITGANGRFKTGQIMDVKAEGLDVYNTVLTGMGSKQQLGPEKDRAEPVDSIRA; this is encoded by the coding sequence ATGAGAAACTTTGCCTTGAATCGACGCACGTTGCTGCGGAACGTTGCCGGTGCCACCGTTGGTTTGCCGCTGCTGGAAGAAATGCTGTCCAGTTCGGCGGTCGCTGCCGTGGCGAAAACAGAAGTGCCGGTGCGAGCGTTCAACCTGTTCTTCGGCCTGGGCATTCCCGCTCCGCTGCAGGACGAAGGTTTTGACGGCGTTTTGGAACCGCTAAAGCCGCTTAGCGACAAGCTGCTGATCATGCGCAAAGTCAACCAGTTGCGTTGCGACAAAAACGGCATCAACGCTCACTACGACGGAGCCGCCGGAGCATTCACCGCCGAACCACCAAACGGAGAAGCTCGATCGGGTGGGCCTTCGATCGATCAGGTGATCAAGGAAGCTCACTATTCTGACGGTCTTCCGTCCGGGATGGTGCCAACATTGGTCGCCGGAACGTTCTTCCGCCGCAGCCGCATTTGCCGCTACGTTCACAGCTATAAGCAGGACGGCACGGTCGCCGGGACCATGCAGGAACGGCCGCGACATTTATTCGACCGCGTATTCGGTACGGTGGCTGGCGCAGACGACAAAGACGCGAGGACTCAGCGACTGCGACGCAGCGTGCTGGATTCCGTTGTGGAAGATTACCGTTTCTACACCAGCGATAATTCTCCGTTGGGCACCGCTTCAAAAGCGCGAGTCGCTGAGCACCTGGAACGCGTTCGGGAATTCGAACTGCGAGCGTTCCGCTTGCCGGACAGTACCCGCAATGGCCCCGCCCTGCCGCCGCGTTCAAGAGTCCCACACGATGGTCCGGCCGATCCCGGCGGTGAAGGCATCGACATCACTCTGGAAGAACTCACGACCGAATGGCGGCTGATGGCCGACTTGTATGCGTTGGCGATTAAAATGGATCGAGCACGTTTTGGGTCGCTCACGTTTTTGGCGGCGGGCGAACGCATTCGGCTGACTGGCGACTACGAATACAATGGTCGCAAAGTGTGGGAATTCAACGACCCCAAACAACTCGGCCGCAGCGGCAGTGGAGGCTGCAGCCACGAATGGTGGCATCGGTTTAAGGACGACAAGAAGAACGAACAACTACGAGCTCACGCGCACATGAAGATGCGAGAAATGGCTTACTTCATGCAAAAGCTGGACGAACCTGACTGCAAAGAAGCAAACGGCAAATCCATTCTGGAAAACAGCCTGATCACAATCTCAACCGAATCCGGCGACGGACGCCACAACGACGTCAAACGAGAACTCTCGGGCGTCTTCCACTGCATCACCGGAGCCAACGGCCGCTTCAAGACGGGGCAGATTATGGACGTGAAGGCAGAAGGACTGGACGTCTATAACACGGTGCTAACCGGCATGGGCAGCAAGCAACAACTGGGTCCGGAAAAGGACCGAGCCGAACCTGTGGATTCGATTCGTGCGTAG
- a CDS encoding carboxypeptidase-like regulatory domain-containing protein produces MRPRCFQVAPFIVLVALGCGGDGIERAPITGVVTVEGLPLPGALIQFLPQPGTPGEGALGSSDPDGKFEVISSRDSDYGIPPGEYKIRVSRLQDSNGTFVPADAPQADFPDAMESVPVPYSTINSPLTAVISSDGGEVKVEIPVALVDPNAKTKKKRR; encoded by the coding sequence ATGCGTCCACGTTGTTTTCAGGTGGCTCCGTTTATCGTTCTGGTTGCTCTGGGTTGCGGGGGTGACGGAATTGAACGAGCACCAATTACTGGCGTCGTTACGGTCGAAGGTTTACCTTTGCCCGGCGCGCTGATTCAGTTTCTGCCGCAACCAGGAACCCCTGGCGAAGGCGCTTTGGGTTCGTCAGATCCAGACGGGAAATTCGAAGTCATCAGCTCACGCGACAGTGACTACGGCATCCCGCCTGGCGAATACAAGATTCGGGTGAGTCGACTGCAGGATTCGAATGGAACCTTCGTGCCTGCGGACGCGCCGCAGGCTGACTTCCCGGACGCGATGGAATCCGTGCCGGTGCCGTATTCGACAATCAATTCGCCGTTGACGGCTGTGATCTCGTCGGACGGCGGTGAAGTGAAAGTTGAAATTCCTGTCGCTTTGGTTGACCCGAATGCGAAAACGAAAAAGAAGAGACGTTAG
- a CDS encoding mannonate dehydratase, which yields MILNTVLTPLNDINMRLAVQCGVEGVVVRYPGPTLDDLVAVKQTVEGNGLKLLAIEGYLPIEKIKLGTDHDGRELAAIKTLIEHMGTAGVPLLCYNFMSGTDWVRTTLDVPARGGALVTGFRLADAERAVSLNAASEDVTTGTISADELWTNLERFLREVIPVAEEAGVTLAMHPDDPPLPRFHGKARIMNSVDALERLVALVPSPRNAICFCQGTFATMGVDIPATIRRLGRHIQYVHFRDAEGSAEQFVETFHDNGPTDMAAAIRALKDVGFTGPIRPDHVPQLIGEENGEPGYTMLGRLFAFGYIRGLLHGTGASPSTDSRLPPGS from the coding sequence ATGATCCTAAACACGGTTTTGACGCCGCTAAACGACATCAACATGCGACTTGCCGTGCAATGCGGTGTCGAAGGTGTTGTCGTGCGGTACCCCGGGCCAACGCTGGATGACCTCGTGGCGGTCAAACAAACAGTGGAAGGCAACGGACTCAAGCTGCTGGCCATCGAAGGATATCTGCCTATTGAAAAGATCAAACTGGGAACGGACCACGACGGCCGTGAACTGGCCGCAATAAAGACGCTGATCGAACACATGGGAACGGCTGGTGTACCCCTGCTGTGTTACAACTTCATGTCCGGAACCGATTGGGTACGCACCACGCTGGATGTGCCGGCACGCGGCGGAGCGTTGGTGACCGGCTTCCGGCTGGCTGATGCTGAGCGGGCTGTTTCCCTGAACGCTGCCAGTGAAGACGTTACAACGGGCACGATTTCTGCCGATGAACTTTGGACAAACCTCGAACGCTTCCTGCGCGAAGTGATTCCGGTAGCGGAAGAAGCCGGCGTGACTCTGGCAATGCATCCGGATGACCCGCCGCTGCCGCGCTTTCACGGAAAGGCTCGCATCATGAATTCTGTCGACGCGCTTGAGCGACTGGTGGCATTGGTGCCGAGTCCCCGAAACGCCATTTGTTTCTGTCAGGGCACATTCGCGACGATGGGCGTCGACATTCCCGCAACCATTCGACGGCTGGGCCGCCACATTCAATATGTTCACTTTCGCGACGCCGAAGGATCGGCCGAACAATTTGTCGAAACGTTTCACGACAATGGCCCGACAGACATGGCCGCTGCAATCCGCGCGTTAAAGGACGTTGGCTTCACCGGTCCGATTCGACCGGATCATGTGCCTCAGCTGATTGGCGAAGAAAACGGTGAACCCGGTTACACGATGCTCGGAAGATTGTTCGCTTTCGGCTACATTCGCGGCCTTCTTCATGGAACAGGGGCGTCGCCCTCAACTGACAGCCGGCTTCCGCCAGGCAGCTAA
- a CDS encoding DUF1559 domain-containing protein — protein MLPQRRKAGFTLIELLVVIAIIAILIALLLPAVQQAREAARRTQCKNHFKQLGLAIFNYEGTHGRFPAGRMSQGICTAGATAPSKPDPQTKNGHGLALLLPFMEQTALYSQIDFSGAQGNLVRPGSNPVPVGLDAVATGHAALASQVIPTLLCPSDSGNTVLDAGGSFYSPDGGSPGMPYAKTSYDFIMPYLSLRDCNHHRSLSVDARYLFGENSYTRLAACTDGLSNTVMMGEKTLETYNGRTGGWLHAGWVDVGIDPLGRWNLTFPATGINVWNYNNVSNVVGKRASWYTCASLHTGGAQFLLGDGSVRFLSENVDQGTLTYLCRASDGQVLGEF, from the coding sequence ATGTTACCACAGAGACGAAAAGCCGGATTTACACTGATCGAATTGCTGGTCGTTATTGCGATTATAGCGATCCTGATTGCGTTGTTGTTGCCGGCCGTTCAACAGGCCCGTGAAGCTGCGCGACGAACGCAGTGCAAGAACCATTTTAAACAACTTGGGCTGGCGATTTTTAACTACGAAGGGACGCACGGTCGATTTCCGGCTGGTCGCATGAGTCAGGGAATTTGCACGGCCGGCGCAACCGCGCCCAGCAAACCAGACCCACAGACGAAGAACGGTCACGGACTGGCACTGCTGCTGCCATTTATGGAGCAGACTGCGCTCTACAGTCAGATCGACTTTTCCGGAGCTCAGGGAAATCTTGTTCGCCCAGGTTCCAACCCGGTACCGGTCGGTTTGGATGCTGTAGCAACCGGACACGCGGCTCTTGCCAGCCAGGTCATTCCCACTTTGTTGTGCCCATCAGATTCCGGCAACACCGTTCTGGATGCGGGCGGATCATTTTACTCGCCCGATGGCGGTTCGCCGGGCATGCCGTACGCCAAAACATCCTACGACTTCATCATGCCTTACCTTTCGCTCCGCGACTGTAACCACCATCGCAGCCTGTCAGTCGATGCTCGTTACCTGTTCGGCGAAAACAGTTACACAAGACTGGCCGCGTGCACCGACGGGCTATCGAACACTGTGATGATGGGCGAAAAGACGCTCGAAACGTACAACGGCCGCACGGGCGGCTGGCTGCACGCTGGCTGGGTGGATGTTGGAATTGACCCGCTGGGCCGTTGGAACCTGACGTTCCCTGCCACAGGCATCAATGTCTGGAATTACAACAACGTGAGTAACGTCGTCGGGAAGCGAGCCAGTTGGTACACCTGTGCCAGCCTGCATACCGGTGGAGCTCAGTTCCTGCTGGGAGACGGCAGCGTTCGGTTTCTCTCGGAAAATGTCGATCAGGGAACACTGACTTACCTGTGCCGCGCTTCAGATGGTCAGGTGCTTGGCGAATTCTAA
- a CDS encoding MFS transporter produces the protein MSEHESEDHSATDGRSPYEVSPELQSSTPGNRGTTVRYSIIGATTLTAVILYLDRICIAEIAKLDEFKSDLNLSDQQTGWILSAFFFSYALGQVPAGWLSDRFGARKMLPLYICIWSLCTMLTGLATGFAVLIAARLLFGIAQAGCYPTASSLIRRWTPLPTRGTASSIVSFGGRFGGAAAPLLTAWLLSDYLGWRWVLAIYGMVGFFVAAYFWKIFRETPQEHPDCDETECALIAAGDTDTEASGPPPFPPLLPLMRSRAMWLMCALQFGVNIGWVFLVTWLPTYLKDVKNVDPKIGGLMSTIVLFAGIVGMLCGGPLTDFSVRRFGLRWGRSLPLATCYGIAIAAYLSCLYLESAWAFIAAASVVAFATDMSVPGIWAYMQDVGGKNTAAVFGWGNMWGNLGAATTPQLVPIVLKYWDTNGDWHEAFLLFSAGYVVALAAALGINASRKVE, from the coding sequence ATGAGTGAACACGAAAGCGAAGATCACAGCGCAACTGACGGGCGTAGTCCTTACGAAGTTTCGCCGGAGTTACAGAGTTCAACGCCTGGCAACCGCGGGACCACGGTTCGCTATTCGATCATCGGCGCGACAACGCTCACCGCCGTGATTCTGTACCTGGACCGAATATGCATCGCCGAGATTGCGAAGCTGGACGAATTTAAATCGGATTTGAATCTGTCGGATCAGCAAACCGGCTGGATCCTCTCTGCATTCTTCTTTTCGTACGCGCTAGGACAAGTGCCTGCAGGTTGGCTCTCAGACCGCTTTGGCGCTCGAAAGATGCTGCCGCTATACATCTGCATCTGGTCGCTATGCACGATGCTGACGGGCCTGGCGACGGGCTTTGCCGTGCTGATTGCCGCAAGGTTGCTGTTCGGGATCGCTCAGGCAGGTTGCTACCCCACCGCCAGCAGCCTTATCAGGCGATGGACACCATTGCCCACTCGAGGCACCGCGAGTTCCATCGTTTCGTTCGGTGGACGTTTCGGCGGCGCTGCGGCTCCCTTGTTGACTGCGTGGCTGTTAAGCGACTATCTCGGCTGGCGTTGGGTTCTCGCGATCTACGGAATGGTCGGATTCTTCGTCGCTGCGTACTTCTGGAAAATCTTTCGCGAAACGCCGCAGGAACATCCTGACTGCGACGAGACAGAGTGTGCTTTGATCGCTGCGGGAGACACCGATACCGAAGCCAGCGGTCCGCCTCCGTTCCCACCACTGCTGCCACTCATGCGCAGTCGGGCAATGTGGCTAATGTGTGCTCTGCAGTTTGGCGTCAACATCGGCTGGGTTTTCTTAGTCACATGGCTGCCGACGTATCTGAAGGACGTCAAGAACGTCGACCCGAAAATCGGCGGGTTGATGTCGACGATCGTGCTGTTCGCGGGAATCGTCGGCATGCTGTGCGGCGGACCGCTCACCGATTTCTCTGTCAGACGATTTGGCCTGCGGTGGGGACGTTCGCTTCCACTGGCGACGTGCTATGGAATCGCAATCGCGGCTTATTTGTCGTGCCTGTACCTTGAGTCAGCCTGGGCGTTTATCGCAGCGGCCTCGGTCGTGGCGTTCGCGACAGATATGAGCGTCCCCGGAATCTGGGCCTACATGCAGGACGTCGGCGGCAAAAACACGGCGGCCGTTTTCGGCTGGGGCAACATGTGGGGAAACCTTGGCGCGGCAACGACTCCGCAGCTCGTTCCGATCGTCCTCAAGTACTGGGACACCAACGGCGACTGGCACGAAGCCTTTCTGTTGTTCTCTGCAGGCTACGTGGTCGCACTGGCTGCAGCGCTGGGCATCAATGCCTCTCGAAAGGTCGAATAG
- a CDS encoding DUF1592 domain-containing protein, with protein MPFPNRPATTLLCLSTIVACSLNAATAKDADDSQLNQAFQEAVVPYLKTYCLDCHGSEDPEAKLDLSGYSSAHDVGTAHQTWAIVLDRIEAGEMPPADAEPGPTAEQSSAIVKWIRDAREFEAVRNAGDPGIVLARRLSNAEYNYTVRDLTGVDIRPTDTFPVDAANEAGFDNSGESLTMSPALLNKYLGAARQVVEHLVLKPDGIEFAPHAVVTDTDRDKYCVKRIVDFYKRQPVDLADYFYAAWQHRQRTTSSQSNGTLAEVAAENRVSAKYLRTVWSLLTDETSAVGPIMSLQDMWRKLPADEGQAEKARAACEAMRDFVLRVRSKVVPDVERISVDGIHQGSQTFVLWRNRQRAANRRTFDPDLLTVEPTDEEEAATEDPESAETPSIDEDLLVPADVNERKRYEEAFAKFCDVFPDAFFISERGRDYVKESSKQQGEKGRLLSAGFHSMMGYFRDDGPLYDLVLNDEQQRELDALWQELDFIASAPMRQYVGFLWFERTDSRYMRDPQFDFARAEDKNAQSADMIDKLAVVYLQKARDNGGKGVAIEAVEQYFRNINSQIRWVENARQAAEASHVHAAIDFAELAYRRPLSTSERDGVKAFYEALRNEEELNHEEAIQDTVVSILMSPHFSYRVDMAADNNVRRPLTDYELASRLSYFLWSSMPDAELLQAAEAGTLHQRDVLVAQTRRMLKDDRMRALAVEFGGNWLDIRRFEEHNSVDRERFPEFTDELRQAMFEEPIQFLVDLIRRDQSITNLLDGDYTFVNAVLAKHYGAENVTANEHEWARLDDATQHGRGGLLPMSVFLTKNAPGLRTSPVKRGYWVVRRLLGERIPPPPPNVPELPADESKLGELTLREALAKHREHKSCAGCHERIDSVGLVFEGFGPIGERRQTDLGGRPVDTAAILPGGHSAAGVDELRSYLVEYRQEEFVENLSRKLLSYALGRSLILSDELLIRDIQKQLQTHEYRLSSLIESIVTSPQFLNKRGKAFQHE; from the coding sequence TTGCCATTCCCCAATCGACCAGCGACCACACTTCTTTGCCTTTCAACGATCGTTGCGTGTTCGCTGAATGCCGCGACGGCTAAAGATGCGGACGACAGCCAACTGAACCAAGCGTTTCAGGAAGCCGTTGTTCCCTATCTGAAAACGTATTGTCTGGACTGCCACGGCAGCGAAGACCCGGAAGCCAAGCTGGACTTAAGCGGCTATTCGTCAGCGCATGATGTTGGAACCGCTCACCAGACATGGGCGATCGTTCTGGACCGGATTGAGGCCGGGGAGATGCCGCCAGCAGACGCTGAGCCAGGGCCGACAGCGGAGCAAAGTTCGGCGATCGTCAAGTGGATTCGGGACGCTCGTGAGTTCGAGGCTGTTCGCAATGCCGGTGATCCTGGGATTGTGCTGGCTCGCCGATTGAGTAACGCGGAATACAACTACACCGTTCGCGATCTTACGGGTGTCGACATCCGGCCGACCGACACATTCCCCGTTGATGCGGCCAATGAAGCGGGATTCGACAACTCGGGCGAATCACTGACGATGTCGCCCGCGCTGCTGAACAAGTATCTGGGTGCTGCGCGGCAGGTTGTCGAACATCTCGTGCTGAAGCCTGACGGAATCGAATTCGCGCCGCACGCGGTAGTGACGGATACGGACCGAGACAAGTACTGCGTGAAACGGATCGTCGACTTCTATAAGCGGCAGCCGGTGGATCTCGCAGACTACTTCTACGCCGCCTGGCAGCATCGGCAGCGTACAACGTCTTCGCAATCGAATGGCACTCTTGCCGAGGTGGCGGCGGAAAATCGGGTGAGCGCCAAATATCTGCGAACGGTTTGGTCACTGCTGACGGATGAGACGTCAGCCGTCGGCCCGATCATGTCACTTCAGGACATGTGGCGCAAACTTCCGGCCGATGAAGGCCAGGCCGAAAAGGCCAGAGCGGCGTGCGAAGCGATGCGCGACTTCGTGTTGCGCGTTCGATCAAAAGTTGTGCCGGACGTCGAAAGGATCAGCGTTGACGGCATTCATCAGGGTTCGCAAACGTTTGTGTTGTGGCGAAATCGTCAACGTGCCGCGAACCGCAGGACGTTCGATCCTGACCTGCTGACAGTGGAACCAACGGACGAAGAGGAAGCCGCCACCGAGGATCCCGAGTCCGCCGAAACGCCTTCGATCGACGAAGACCTTTTGGTCCCCGCAGATGTGAATGAACGAAAACGCTATGAAGAAGCGTTCGCCAAATTCTGTGACGTGTTTCCGGATGCCTTCTTCATTTCGGAACGCGGACGTGACTACGTGAAGGAATCCAGCAAGCAGCAGGGCGAAAAGGGACGGCTGCTGAGTGCCGGATTTCACAGCATGATGGGCTACTTTCGTGATGATGGTCCGCTGTACGATTTGGTATTGAATGACGAACAGCAGCGTGAGTTGGATGCATTGTGGCAGGAACTCGACTTTATCGCGTCGGCTCCGATGCGTCAGTACGTCGGATTTTTGTGGTTCGAACGCACGGATTCACGCTACATGCGAGACCCACAGTTCGACTTTGCTCGTGCCGAAGACAAGAACGCTCAGTCGGCTGATATGATCGACAAGCTGGCAGTCGTTTATCTGCAGAAGGCTCGCGACAACGGTGGCAAAGGTGTTGCGATCGAAGCTGTCGAACAGTACTTCCGCAACATTAACTCGCAGATCCGCTGGGTCGAGAATGCTCGGCAGGCCGCTGAGGCGTCTCATGTGCATGCGGCCATCGACTTCGCAGAACTCGCGTACCGGCGTCCGCTTTCTACTTCGGAACGCGATGGCGTAAAAGCGTTCTATGAAGCTTTGCGAAACGAGGAAGAGCTGAATCATGAAGAAGCCATTCAGGACACGGTTGTTTCCATCCTGATGTCGCCGCACTTTAGTTACCGAGTCGACATGGCGGCGGACAACAATGTTCGTCGGCCGTTGACGGACTACGAACTCGCGAGTCGGCTTAGCTATTTTCTGTGGTCCAGCATGCCGGATGCTGAATTGCTGCAAGCGGCCGAGGCGGGCACTCTTCATCAGCGTGACGTGCTGGTTGCTCAAACGCGACGGATGCTGAAGGACGATCGCATGCGGGCTCTTGCCGTGGAATTCGGCGGCAACTGGCTGGACATACGTCGATTTGAAGAACACAACAGCGTCGATCGCGAACGGTTTCCGGAATTCACCGACGAATTGCGTCAGGCGATGTTCGAAGAACCGATTCAGTTTTTGGTCGACCTGATTCGGCGGGACCAATCGATTACCAATCTACTGGACGGTGACTATACCTTCGTGAACGCGGTGCTCGCGAAGCACTATGGTGCCGAGAACGTAACAGCAAACGAACACGAATGGGCTCGCCTGGACGACGCGACGCAACACGGTCGTGGCGGGCTGCTGCCGATGAGCGTGTTCTTAACGAAGAACGCGCCGGGGCTAAGAACCAGCCCGGTGAAGCGCGGCTACTGGGTTGTGCGGAGACTTCTGGGCGAACGCATTCCGCCGCCACCTCCCAACGTGCCCGAACTTCCTGCAGACGAATCGAAGCTGGGGGAACTCACGCTGCGAGAAGCTCTTGCCAAACATCGCGAACACAAAAGTTGTGCGGGTTGCCATGAGCGAATCGATTCGGTCGGTCTGGTCTTTGAAGGCTTCGGCCCGATCGGTGAACGGCGGCAGACAGATCTGGGCGGTCGCCCGGTCGATACGGCCGCCATCCTGCCCGGCGGCCATTCTGCGGCCGGTGTCGACGAACTGCGAAGTTACCTTGTCGAATATCGTCAGGAAGAATTTGTCGAAAACCTAAGTCGTAAGCTGCTATCCTATGCGTTGGGGCGAAGTTTGATTTTGTCCGACGAACTGCTGATTCGCGATATTCAGAAGCAACTTCAAACCCATGAATATCGGCTGAGCAGTTTAATCGAAAGTATTGTGACCAGCCCGCAGTTCCTGAATAAGCGAGGGAAGGCCTTCCAGCATGAATAA
- a CDS encoding mandelate racemase/muconate lactonizing enzyme family protein, whose protein sequence is MPKITAIETSIPSGIMTNLLLVRIHTDDGLIGCGETYYTPQTIEALIHDWMAERLIGAEATDIEAHWRFLYERCTAFGFPGAEMRALSAIDVALWDILGQVCGQPVWQLLGGAAQKKVRIYNTCGGPGYGTQKQSREETATHPGWPGYGDEGIAGPLQDNWSSIHAAGDLAQELVDEGICGMKMWPFDRYAHAGGGAFLSAADIEAGMKPLREIRDRVGNQIEIMIEGHAFFPLASALRLADALAEIKPFWLEDVVRVDNIDTLADFRQRSGLPIAATEMLLGRSSYLSLLQAKAADYVMIDPTWAGGISETRRIIDLAQTFNISATMHDCTGPLTLFSGLHCSVASTNVVLQETVRAHIRTFSEHLIDRPPIIENGFLMPPTDPGLGTALLPELFQPGTNSYRCTGKTSA, encoded by the coding sequence ATGCCCAAAATCACGGCCATTGAAACATCCATTCCTTCCGGCATCATGACCAACCTGCTGCTCGTGCGGATTCACACCGACGACGGGCTGATCGGATGCGGTGAAACGTACTACACGCCCCAGACGATCGAAGCTCTGATTCACGACTGGATGGCCGAACGCCTTATCGGTGCCGAAGCAACAGACATCGAAGCTCACTGGCGGTTTCTGTACGAACGCTGCACCGCCTTTGGCTTTCCGGGCGCAGAAATGCGAGCGTTGTCGGCGATCGATGTGGCACTGTGGGACATCCTTGGGCAGGTTTGTGGACAGCCGGTGTGGCAGCTTTTGGGCGGAGCGGCTCAAAAGAAGGTCCGCATCTACAACACCTGTGGCGGCCCGGGTTATGGCACTCAAAAGCAAAGCCGCGAAGAAACCGCGACACATCCCGGCTGGCCTGGTTACGGCGACGAAGGAATAGCGGGACCGTTGCAGGACAACTGGTCTTCGATCCATGCCGCGGGCGATCTGGCTCAGGAATTGGTGGACGAAGGAATCTGCGGCATGAAAATGTGGCCGTTCGATCGGTACGCTCATGCAGGTGGCGGAGCGTTCCTGTCGGCGGCGGACATCGAAGCCGGCATGAAACCGTTGCGTGAAATTCGTGATCGAGTCGGCAATCAAATCGAAATCATGATCGAAGGTCACGCGTTCTTCCCATTGGCGTCGGCGCTGCGACTGGCTGACGCACTGGCGGAAATCAAGCCGTTCTGGCTGGAAGACGTGGTGCGAGTCGACAACATCGACACGCTGGCGGATTTCCGACAGCGATCCGGTTTGCCCATTGCAGCGACGGAAATGTTGCTGGGACGGTCGTCGTATCTGTCTTTGCTACAGGCGAAAGCGGCTGACTATGTCATGATTGATCCCACGTGGGCGGGCGGCATCAGCGAAACGCGTCGCATTATCGATCTGGCTCAGACGTTCAACATCTCCGCCACCATGCACGACTGCACCGGCCCGTTGACGCTGTTTTCCGGCCTGCATTGTTCTGTTGCTTCAACGAATGTTGTGCTGCAGGAAACCGTTCGAGCTCACATTCGCACGTTCTCCGAACATTTGATTGATCGTCCGCCGATCATCGAAAACGGATTCCTAATGCCGCCAACAGACCCCGGACTGGGGACCGCGTTATTGCCGGAGCTGTTTCAACCTGGCACAAACAGCTATCGGTGTACGGGAAAGACATCCGCGTGA